A part of Solibacillus sp. FSL H8-0538 genomic DNA contains:
- the cas9 gene encoding type II CRISPR RNA-guided endonuclease Cas9 (Cas9, originally named Csn1, is the large, multifunctional signature protein of type II CRISPR/Cas systems. It is well known even to general audiences because its RNA-guided endonuclease activity has made it a popular tool for custom editing of eukaryotic genomes.) produces the protein MKYSIGLDIGVASVGWVCMTEDYKILLYNNRAAIGVHEFEAAQVAETRRLKRGMRRRYNRRKKRIQLLQQIFNVPLAEFPGFIKQSDAKHFWKNDNQFENRTLSETLRSLQLNTNTYPTIYHLREDLLKEKQKIDVRLIYLALHNLVKYRGHFLNEGTEWNSTEDAFDLESQIEGLLMVYSNFIENEVLHFSQSNIEQTKNILLNTQMARSEKVKQIKLVIGSEYENLFKLLLGLKVDMYKIFPNSSNLQRYKEEKVSTKITSDDFHEVLETMEDNEVELLENVLPLYQQITLFELLKGEKCVATAKVAAFNQYQQDLLFLKEMINVYGNGNLYRRFFITSKRNQTQFKQTKDLKLLCELDRFKQEKKHEESFYKEIEKLFKEFQNATNVSAMHQEQLEQARIAISNEKFLIKQKGIQNASIPYQNNLYEAEAILKAQQPHYDFITEDFIQKVKQIIGFRIPYYIGPLVTKEGEFGWMERNQDGEPITPWNFDQVVNKPVSAEKFINRLTNKCTYLKVEDVLPKSSLLYERYELLNELNGVQIRSETEPADRKHRLCNDMKKWIIEHVFKQNNTVTHKKLLSELQKSPFKDELFGYGETKKIYGTQKEDRFISNLAVYRVMASIFGNVDKQEEMIEEIIYWCTVFNEKDIINYKITEKYPQVTAIQIQRLSKLKLTGWGRLSKKLLSEILLNDNGDTVIEYMEKYSRNFMEVLSVRETDLAKKIEMLNAQQQKVGHKIQYKDIQELAGSPTLKRGIWRAVKIVEELVGIFGEPENIMIEVIRKDEKSKQPKSRKVIWQDLAKEWKDQEAQVFYKKMSAYPEERFKDRGFWLYLMQQGKCLYTGKALNIDQLHMYEVDHILPRNYVKDDSLDNLALVSTEANQKKNQVGQNKMPLEIIEAKDQYQMQAFWKKLNELKLISTKKYQLLTKSSFKDVDKEQFIARQLVETSQIIKNVKDLLNERFEKTEVHLVKAGIVSKYRKAMKLPKIRSYNNKHHAIDALLTTILIQFIINEYGSNFLNFDLKHKEINQKWSKIAQNTNDFFIFSQFKEAKFKSLTTNQYVSGIEYLQQIFFDLPWQTTKMTGSSEGMFYKETIFSPKVKSAKYTSSKTSKFVHDEVKKTATYAIAYEIQKKNSVVEEVKFFDLKVIEKMQLEQLSDEELAMYLVRRDVKGDIVKARILTVIQKYQKVEIEGHPFYFISSGELHNAKQFELPQNILKKLDKVVLKEMSNEQRVELFKEVADCLYSQYTIFNKDTFKLKVNTFIEKELKTVEGFNTGIEEILKSASASATRSDKFGSRITKSPKPTDILVLYESITGLRYRKPRTIDSKRALNKENLVMI, from the coding sequence ATGAAATATTCAATTGGTTTAGATATTGGGGTAGCAAGTGTAGGTTGGGTATGTATGACTGAAGACTATAAAATTTTACTCTACAATAATCGTGCTGCGATAGGGGTACATGAATTTGAAGCAGCACAAGTAGCAGAAACGCGTCGACTAAAGCGTGGTATGCGTCGTCGTTACAATCGTCGAAAAAAACGTATTCAATTACTACAACAAATTTTTAATGTGCCACTAGCCGAATTTCCAGGATTTATTAAGCAATCGGATGCAAAGCACTTTTGGAAAAATGATAATCAATTTGAAAATCGTACATTATCAGAAACATTACGGTCATTACAATTGAACACAAACACATACCCAACAATTTATCATTTACGAGAAGATTTACTAAAAGAAAAACAAAAGATCGATGTGCGACTTATATATTTAGCTTTGCACAACTTAGTAAAATATCGAGGGCACTTTTTAAATGAAGGAACTGAATGGAATTCGACTGAGGATGCATTTGATTTAGAAAGTCAAATTGAAGGGTTACTGATGGTCTATAGTAATTTTATTGAGAACGAGGTACTACATTTCAGTCAATCGAATATTGAACAAACAAAAAATATATTATTAAATACTCAAATGGCTAGATCGGAAAAAGTGAAACAAATAAAACTAGTAATTGGTAGTGAATACGAAAATTTATTTAAGTTGTTACTAGGCTTGAAAGTAGATATGTATAAGATCTTTCCGAATTCTTCAAATTTACAACGCTATAAAGAGGAGAAGGTTTCCACAAAAATTACGTCAGACGATTTCCACGAAGTTTTAGAAACAATGGAAGATAATGAAGTGGAGTTACTAGAAAATGTACTGCCACTTTATCAGCAAATTACATTGTTTGAATTATTAAAAGGAGAAAAATGTGTAGCAACGGCAAAAGTTGCAGCATTTAACCAATATCAACAAGACTTATTGTTTTTAAAAGAAATGATAAATGTATACGGCAATGGAAATCTATATCGTCGATTCTTCATTACATCAAAGCGAAACCAAACACAATTTAAGCAAACAAAAGATCTAAAGCTATTATGTGAGCTTGATCGATTTAAACAAGAGAAAAAGCATGAGGAGTCATTTTATAAAGAAATCGAAAAATTATTTAAAGAGTTTCAAAATGCAACAAATGTTTCAGCTATGCATCAAGAGCAACTAGAACAAGCGCGAATAGCTATTAGTAATGAAAAATTTTTAATAAAGCAAAAGGGTATTCAAAATGCTTCGATTCCATACCAAAACAATTTATATGAAGCAGAAGCGATTTTAAAAGCTCAACAGCCACATTATGATTTTATTACAGAAGATTTCATCCAAAAGGTAAAGCAAATTATTGGTTTCCGAATCCCTTATTATATTGGACCACTTGTAACTAAAGAAGGTGAATTTGGCTGGATGGAGCGTAATCAAGATGGGGAACCTATTACACCATGGAATTTTGATCAAGTTGTGAATAAACCAGTGTCAGCAGAAAAGTTTATTAACCGTTTAACGAATAAGTGTACTTATTTAAAAGTCGAGGATGTATTACCAAAATCATCTTTGCTTTACGAGCGTTATGAGTTATTGAACGAACTAAATGGCGTGCAAATCCGTTCTGAAACCGAGCCCGCTGACCGGAAGCATCGTCTATGCAATGATATGAAAAAATGGATTATTGAGCATGTCTTCAAACAGAACAATACTGTAACACATAAAAAACTTTTATCAGAACTCCAAAAAAGCCCATTTAAAGACGAGTTATTTGGATATGGCGAGACGAAGAAAATTTATGGGACACAAAAAGAAGACCGCTTTATTTCTAATTTAGCTGTTTATCGTGTTATGGCATCAATTTTTGGGAATGTAGATAAGCAGGAGGAAATGATTGAAGAAATTATTTATTGGTGCACAGTATTCAATGAAAAAGACATCATTAATTATAAAATAACTGAAAAATACCCACAAGTAACAGCCATTCAAATTCAAAGGTTAAGTAAGTTGAAGCTAACAGGGTGGGGGAGACTTTCAAAAAAACTATTATCAGAAATTCTTCTAAATGACAATGGCGATACGGTCATTGAATATATGGAGAAGTATTCACGAAACTTTATGGAAGTATTATCGGTTCGTGAGACAGATCTAGCAAAAAAAATTGAAATGCTTAATGCGCAGCAACAAAAAGTAGGGCATAAAATCCAGTATAAAGACATTCAAGAATTAGCAGGTTCTCCAACATTAAAAAGGGGTATTTGGCGTGCGGTAAAAATTGTAGAAGAACTAGTTGGGATTTTTGGAGAGCCTGAAAATATTATGATTGAAGTGATAAGAAAGGACGAAAAATCGAAACAACCGAAATCCCGTAAAGTTATTTGGCAAGATTTAGCGAAAGAATGGAAAGATCAAGAAGCACAAGTATTTTATAAAAAAATGAGTGCATATCCGGAAGAACGCTTTAAAGATCGAGGCTTCTGGCTCTATTTGATGCAGCAAGGGAAGTGTTTATATACAGGGAAAGCATTGAATATTGATCAGTTACACATGTATGAAGTAGACCATATTTTGCCCCGTAATTATGTGAAAGATGATAGTTTAGATAATTTGGCATTAGTTTCTACAGAAGCAAATCAAAAGAAAAATCAAGTGGGACAAAACAAGATGCCTCTGGAGATTATCGAAGCAAAAGACCAATATCAAATGCAAGCGTTTTGGAAAAAACTGAATGAGTTAAAGTTGATTTCAACAAAGAAGTATCAATTATTAACAAAGTCTTCATTTAAAGATGTAGACAAGGAGCAATTTATAGCTCGTCAACTTGTCGAAACAAGCCAAATTATAAAAAATGTCAAAGACTTATTAAATGAACGGTTCGAGAAAACAGAAGTACATTTGGTGAAGGCAGGTATTGTTTCAAAGTATAGAAAGGCCATGAAATTGCCGAAAATCCGCAGTTATAACAATAAGCATCATGCAATAGATGCATTACTTACGACCATACTCATTCAATTTATTATTAATGAATATGGATCGAACTTTTTAAACTTTGATTTAAAGCATAAGGAAATAAATCAAAAGTGGAGTAAAATTGCCCAAAATACAAATGACTTCTTTATTTTTTCTCAATTCAAAGAAGCGAAATTCAAAAGTTTGACGACCAATCAGTACGTATCGGGTATTGAGTATTTACAGCAAATTTTCTTCGACCTACCATGGCAAACAACTAAAATGACGGGTAGTAGTGAAGGAATGTTTTATAAAGAAACGATATTTTCACCGAAAGTAAAATCTGCAAAATATACATCATCTAAAACGTCAAAATTTGTGCATGATGAAGTGAAGAAAACTGCAACATATGCCATAGCATATGAAATACAAAAAAAGAATAGTGTCGTGGAAGAGGTTAAGTTCTTTGATTTGAAAGTAATTGAAAAGATGCAGTTGGAGCAATTAAGTGATGAAGAATTAGCAATGTATTTAGTTCGTCGCGATGTAAAAGGCGATATCGTAAAGGCTAGGATTTTAACGGTAATACAAAAGTATCAAAAAGTTGAAATCGAAGGTCATCCATTTTACTTTATTTCTTCTGGGGAATTACACAATGCAAAACAATTTGAACTCCCACAGAACATTTTGAAAAAGTTAGATAAAGTAGTCTTAAAAGAAATGTCGAACGAACAAAGGGTTGAATTGTTTAAAGAAGTGGCAGACTGCCTTTATAGCCAATATACAATTTTTAACAAAGACACATTCAAATTAAAGGTTAATACGTTTATAGAAAAAGAATTGAAAACAGTTGAAGGTTTTAATACAGGAATAGAAGAAATTTTAAAATCCGCATCTGCAAGTGCAACACGCTCGGATAAATTTGGTAGTCGTATTACAAAATCACCTAAGCCCACAGATATCCTCGTTCTCTATGAATCAATTACAGGTTTACGGTACCGAAAGCCACGGACAATTGATAGTAAAAGAGCGTTGAATAAAGAAAATCTAGTAATGATTTAA
- the tnpC gene encoding IS66 family transposase, producing MTNVSPKQENQNERLIRMLEQQLAQSNRQIEALTEQVRQLTKALYGSKSEKSKYKAPDGQGSLFEDDPSFSDSEQTEEQSTAMITYTVVRKLHKKKRNDSFRDGIEIEEIHHHPENTQCDCCLGQMTEAGTTIAREEAKFIPATMKRVQHIEHAYECRHCKKDTTQKAQMKRGKAPQAAIQRSIAGPTVLAKLIYDKFIQYLPLYRQVKEWDRFGLLTNDKNLSNWVIRAAEDWLLPVYEQMKQTLTAKSVLHVDETYAQIIKRSDGKSGQSNAYNWVFRSVPSQGPIIVLFQSALSRSRSVLENFTAGFKGTVICDGYSAYGNLPDVTFANCWAHVRRYWLKADSRNGQIGVDYCDQLYHLERQFKHLSPGKRRKARQKHSKPIVEKFLKWVDESPFFGKNALAKAAEYTLNRVHGLKAFLLDGRIEIDNNPAENAIRPNVIGRKNWLFSVSEAGAKANAICLSLAETAKANGIDFYQYLVTLMTELPNLPIHQQPQILINYMPWSKNIQATCAK from the coding sequence TTGACGAACGTTTCTCCTAAGCAAGAAAATCAAAATGAACGATTAATTCGAATGCTTGAGCAACAATTAGCTCAGTCAAATCGACAAATCGAAGCGTTGACTGAACAAGTTCGCCAATTAACCAAGGCTTTATACGGTTCAAAATCGGAAAAATCAAAGTATAAAGCACCAGACGGACAAGGTTCTTTATTCGAAGACGATCCGTCTTTTAGCGATTCTGAGCAGACAGAAGAACAAAGCACGGCAATGATTACGTATACCGTTGTCCGTAAATTACATAAGAAAAAACGGAATGATTCTTTTCGTGACGGGATTGAAATAGAAGAAATTCACCATCATCCTGAAAACACGCAATGTGACTGTTGCCTTGGTCAAATGACCGAAGCTGGTACGACCATTGCGCGTGAGGAAGCAAAATTCATTCCGGCTACAATGAAGCGTGTTCAACATATTGAACACGCTTATGAGTGTAGGCATTGTAAAAAAGATACTACTCAAAAAGCGCAGATGAAACGTGGAAAAGCACCGCAAGCTGCCATTCAACGTAGCATTGCAGGACCTACTGTTTTAGCAAAACTCATCTACGATAAGTTCATCCAGTACTTACCTCTTTACCGCCAGGTGAAGGAGTGGGACCGATTTGGTCTGCTTACCAATGACAAAAACTTATCGAATTGGGTCATTCGTGCAGCAGAAGATTGGCTTCTACCGGTTTATGAGCAGATGAAGCAGACATTAACAGCAAAATCTGTTCTGCATGTGGACGAAACGTATGCGCAAATTATTAAACGATCAGATGGTAAATCAGGTCAATCGAATGCCTACAATTGGGTGTTCCGAAGCGTGCCAAGCCAAGGACCAATCATCGTTCTTTTCCAAAGTGCTTTATCGAGAAGTCGTTCTGTATTAGAAAACTTTACAGCTGGCTTTAAAGGAACCGTGATTTGTGATGGATATTCTGCATACGGCAATCTACCTGATGTCACGTTCGCCAACTGTTGGGCGCATGTACGACGTTATTGGCTGAAAGCTGATAGCAGAAACGGTCAAATTGGTGTGGATTACTGTGACCAACTGTATCACTTAGAACGTCAATTTAAGCATCTTTCACCAGGTAAACGACGAAAAGCACGGCAAAAACATTCGAAACCGATTGTAGAAAAGTTTCTAAAATGGGTAGATGAATCCCCTTTCTTCGGAAAAAATGCCTTGGCAAAAGCTGCCGAATATACATTAAATCGTGTACATGGGTTAAAAGCTTTTCTGCTCGATGGTCGCATTGAAATCGATAATAATCCAGCTGAAAATGCGATTCGCCCTAATGTGATCGGCCGAAAGAACTGGCTTTTCTCTGTTAGTGAAGCTGGTGCTAAAGCGAATGCGATCTGCTTAAGTTTGGCTGAAACAGCAAAAGCAAATGGTATCGACTTCTATCAATACCTAGTAACGTTAATGACAGAGCTGCCGAATTTACCGATCCATCAGCAACCCCAAATTTTAATTAACTACATGCCTTGGTCAAAAAATATCCAAGCCACATGTGCTAAATAG
- the tnpB gene encoding IS66 family insertion sequence element accessory protein TnpB (TnpB, as the term is used for proteins encoded by IS66 family insertion elements, is considered an accessory protein, since TnpC, encoded by a neighboring gene, is a DDE family transposase.) — MKHDFTSVQNIYIICGKTDMRKGIDGLATLIQDSFKLDPYSDSIFLFSGTSKDRYKCLYFDGDGFAMLYKRLDNGKLQWPKDEKEVRNLSQKELRWLLEGLSLQQPKAIAKSAKGVF, encoded by the coding sequence ATGAAGCATGATTTTACGAGCGTGCAGAACATCTACATTATTTGCGGTAAGACCGATATGCGTAAAGGTATTGACGGTCTCGCAACACTCATTCAGGATTCTTTTAAACTTGATCCATATAGTGATTCCATCTTCTTATTTTCTGGAACGAGTAAAGACCGTTATAAATGTTTGTATTTTGATGGAGATGGCTTCGCCATGCTTTATAAACGATTAGATAATGGCAAACTGCAATGGCCAAAAGATGAAAAGGAAGTACGTAACCTTTCACAAAAGGAACTTCGCTGGCTGTTAGAAGGTTTATCGCTTCAGCAGCCAAAAGCGATTGCGAAATCTGCAAAAGGTGTCTTTTAA
- the tatC gene encoding twin-arginine translocase subunit TatC, with protein sequence MKGQNMQVVQHLQELRRAIIITLGFFLLFLLLSFIYVQDIYRLLVKDLPFKLALLGPSDILMVYIMIASVVALAATMPVAGHQVWQYVRPGLTPKERKVTIAYVPALFILFIVGISFGYFILFPLVLNFLMSLSNDMFTTFFTTEKYFRFLLHMTLPFGILFELPVVIMFLTSLGIINPYVLQKIRKYAYFVLIITSILITPPDFLSDILVIIPLLLLYEGSITLSKFVYNRQQKNNDESIV encoded by the coding sequence ATGAAAGGTCAAAATATGCAAGTTGTACAACATTTACAAGAGTTGCGAAGGGCGATAATTATCACATTAGGATTTTTTCTACTGTTCTTATTGCTTTCCTTCATTTACGTTCAAGATATTTATCGCTTACTCGTCAAAGACTTACCATTTAAGCTAGCCTTATTAGGACCAAGTGATATATTAATGGTGTATATAATGATTGCAAGTGTGGTCGCTTTAGCTGCTACGATGCCTGTGGCTGGACATCAAGTTTGGCAATATGTACGACCGGGTCTGACGCCAAAAGAGCGTAAAGTGACTATTGCTTATGTACCTGCATTGTTTATACTATTTATAGTAGGAATTAGTTTTGGTTATTTTATTCTATTTCCATTAGTGCTGAATTTTTTAATGTCATTGTCAAATGACATGTTTACTACTTTTTTCACAACAGAAAAATATTTCCGATTTTTGTTACACATGACTTTACCTTTTGGAATTCTGTTCGAATTGCCAGTCGTGATTATGTTTTTAACAAGTTTAGGAATAATTAATCCATATGTTCTACAAAAAATAAGAAAATATGCGTACTTCGTGTTAATTATTACGTCAATTTTAATTACACCACCTGACTTTTTATCAGATATTCTAGTGATTATTCCATTACTACTTTTATATGAAGGTAGCATCACTTTATCTAAATTTGTGTACAATCGACAGCAAAAAAATAATGATGAATCAATTGTTTAA
- the tatA gene encoding twin-arginine translocase TatA/TatE family subunit, which translates to MIQNIGIPGLILILIIALIIFGPSKLPEIGRAFGSTLREFKNSTKDLLSDDKNASKIQEQENKDIN; encoded by the coding sequence ATGATACAAAACATAGGAATTCCAGGATTAATATTGATTCTAATAATTGCTCTTATTATTTTCGGGCCTTCTAAGTTGCCTGAAATTGGAAGAGCATTTGGATCAACATTAAGAGAGTTTAAAAATTCGACTAAAGATCTATTATCAGATGACAAAAATGCTTCAAAAATCCAAGAGCAAGAAAATAAAGATATAAATTAA
- a CDS encoding ZIP family metal transporter — protein sequence MKVKWLISGLIPLLLLVVVVAWVMINGAGIEKDPAAPIEVLNIERINTTHNGFELSISNTGPESIKISQVIVDDSIWNFSVSPTETFKRFEEGVVTINYPWVQGDPHVIKIITENGIISEGEITAATLTPERTLSNFLNYGFIGFYVGVVPITLGLLWYPFMKRFSRKWINAILALTVGLLLFLFIGTLSDGFEIGAEAPMVLQGNMVVILGALLTFILLIGFDQYQQKKLQKKAYSPFNIALLMAVGIGLHNFGEGLAIGTSFSLGEAALGTFLIIGFTLHNITEGIGIAAPLLKMKPRIRDFVLLGIIAGSPAILGTWFGGFIFSPILGALFLGIGAGAILQVIYVITKMLINDHKKHLEPTVSWLNFSGFTIGLLIMYLTAFFVKY from the coding sequence GTGAAGGTTAAATGGTTAATTTCTGGGTTAATACCGCTACTACTACTTGTCGTAGTTGTAGCATGGGTGATGATAAATGGCGCTGGTATTGAAAAAGACCCTGCTGCCCCAATCGAAGTATTAAATATTGAACGTATAAACACAACACATAACGGATTTGAATTATCAATTAGTAATACCGGGCCAGAGTCGATTAAGATATCTCAAGTAATAGTAGATGATTCAATATGGAATTTTAGTGTTTCTCCAACAGAAACATTTAAACGATTTGAAGAAGGAGTAGTAACGATCAATTACCCGTGGGTGCAAGGTGATCCGCATGTAATTAAGATAATTACTGAAAATGGAATTATTTCGGAAGGAGAAATTACAGCCGCTACTCTCACTCCAGAAAGAACTTTGAGCAATTTTCTAAATTACGGGTTTATCGGCTTTTATGTGGGAGTTGTTCCAATTACATTAGGATTATTGTGGTATCCATTTATGAAACGGTTCTCACGAAAATGGATAAACGCAATTCTTGCTCTTACCGTTGGGTTACTTCTATTCTTATTTATAGGAACTTTGTCTGATGGTTTTGAAATTGGTGCAGAAGCTCCTATGGTTTTACAAGGTAATATGGTGGTTATTTTAGGAGCATTACTAACTTTCATATTGTTAATTGGTTTTGATCAGTATCAACAAAAAAAGCTACAAAAGAAAGCTTATTCTCCTTTTAATATCGCTTTGTTGATGGCTGTCGGAATCGGGCTGCATAACTTTGGAGAAGGTTTGGCTATTGGTACCTCTTTTTCTCTAGGTGAAGCTGCACTAGGAACATTTTTAATCATTGGGTTTACCCTTCATAATATTACGGAAGGTATAGGAATAGCCGCTCCTTTATTAAAAATGAAACCTCGGATTCGAGACTTCGTATTACTTGGAATAATAGCAGGAAGTCCTGCCATTTTAGGAACTTGGTTTGGTGGATTTATTTTCTCACCAATTCTCGGGGCTTTGTTCTTAGGGATTGGAGCAGGTGCCATTTTACAAGTAATTTATGTCATTACTAAAATGTTAATAAACGATCACAAGAAACATTTAGAACCAACTGTATCTTGGTTAAATTTTAGTGGTTTTACAATAGGTCTATTAATCATGTATCTTACAGCCTTTTTTGTTAAATATTAA
- a CDS encoding multicopper oxidase domain-containing protein, with product MSNEKNVSRRDILKLGSAGVIGLAGSYFLNTITGLTPAVKAATPSGKKHEHMNHGNSSTDLSKSEGYLMAEKLLTTFDYGKVSTLPSGQILREYDVVAIDKEIEIAKGIKFPGWTYNGTIPGPTFRCTEGDLLRFHFTNSGSHPHSIHFHGIHPPEMDGLDPIYPGQKFTYEFDANPYGLQVYHCHVLPLARHIHKGLYGNFIIDPKKPREPALELNMVMNGYDLDLDGENEFYTVNGYANAFMNHPIKIKKNQLVRIYLSNLTEFDLLNSFHLHANYFTYYPTGRNDNPSQFTDTIMQCQGERGIIEVRFPFEGKYMFHAHVSEFAELGWMGFFEVD from the coding sequence ATGAGTAATGAAAAAAATGTTTCTAGGCGGGATATTTTAAAATTGGGTTCTGCAGGAGTTATTGGATTAGCGGGAAGTTATTTTTTGAATACAATTACTGGATTAACGCCCGCTGTAAAAGCGGCAACACCCAGTGGAAAAAAACATGAACACATGAATCACGGCAATAGCAGTACTGATTTATCAAAAAGCGAAGGTTATTTAATGGCTGAAAAGTTACTTACTACTTTTGATTATGGAAAAGTTAGTACTCTACCAAGTGGGCAAATATTGAGGGAATATGATGTCGTGGCAATTGATAAAGAAATAGAAATTGCAAAAGGAATAAAATTTCCTGGATGGACCTATAACGGAACAATTCCTGGACCGACTTTTCGTTGCACAGAAGGTGATCTTTTACGGTTTCACTTTACTAATAGTGGAAGTCATCCTCACTCTATTCATTTTCATGGAATTCACCCACCGGAAATGGATGGGTTGGATCCCATTTATCCTGGTCAAAAATTCACATATGAATTTGACGCTAATCCATACGGGTTACAAGTTTACCATTGCCATGTCCTCCCGTTAGCCCGACATATTCATAAAGGTTTATATGGTAATTTTATTATCGATCCAAAAAAGCCAAGAGAACCGGCACTAGAATTGAACATGGTCATGAATGGATATGATTTAGATTTAGACGGTGAAAACGAATTTTATACGGTAAATGGATATGCGAATGCATTTATGAATCACCCCATTAAAATCAAGAAGAATCAGCTCGTTCGAATTTATCTTAGCAATTTAACGGAATTCGATTTATTGAATTCTTTCCACTTACATGCTAATTATTTTACGTATTACCCAACAGGTAGAAACGATAACCCATCTCAATTTACAGATACAATCATGCAATGTCAGGGTGAACGCGGAATAATAGAAGTTCGTTTTCCATTTGAAGGTAAATATATGTTTCATGCTCATGTAAGCGAGTTCGCTGAGTTAGGATGGATGGGATTTTTCGAAGTAGATTAA